From the Glandiceps talaboti chromosome 10, keGlaTala1.1, whole genome shotgun sequence genome, one window contains:
- the LOC144440779 gene encoding peroxisomal acyl-coenzyme A oxidase 1-like — MLDRGAEKTRRRRYIQSLALEDPDFDEVDHSFLTRDELYSSIVKRSVLIRKKMKELNLTDLGDQLIYKGSALRGEGSIFAIHDLMLIPMLQTQANDQQRKKWLPMALNYDIIGTYLQTELGHGTYVRGLETTATYDPVREEFVINSPTLTSTKWWPGFLGKSVNFGVVMAQLHSKGKKYGIHSFLVPLRSFDSHQPLPGITLGDIGPKLGSSGNDNGFCRFDHVRIPRENMLSKYAKIDRDGTYSPPISDKIVYGAMVLTRVTLVSMSAGSLSAGCTIAIRYSAVRRQSEQTPGGKEPQILDYQSQQLKLFPQLATALALKFAAHNIRNRCDQIQSDLRAGNVSTLQELHGLSSGMKAFSSLVANSGLEILRMSCGGHGYSQASGFPKLYGTATVSVTAEGEYTVMILQCARYLMKCVSKAAAGEKLPTSIAYLAEQPELTCPAKSAEDFLDLDLLCNAFKHRAYRLVTEAGKQMQSRVMAGKPQHIAWNESHLYLVKAAEAHCHYYTVRNFVNTMKSAVMSDSLKSVLTSLCQLYALYGIDQNSGHFAQDGYMTGQQLSMATDQIVSLLAVIRPNAVPLADAFDFRDELLCSVLGRYDGNVYENMYKWATESPLNKTEVHDSYKYLKPMLHSKM; from the exons ATGTTAGACAGAGGAGCTGAAAAAACGAGAAGACGTCGTTATATAC AGTCCTTAGCTCTTGAAGACCCAGATTTTGATGAAGTAGATCACAGTTTTTTGACCCGTGATGAGTTATATTCTAGCATAGTGAAGAGATCAGTACTTAtcagaaagaaaatgaaagaactaaATCTGACTGATTTGGGTGATCAGTTGATCTATAAAGG ATCTGCTCTCCGTGGTGAGGGAAGCATATTTGCTATCCATGATTTGATGTTAATCCCAATGTTACAAACACAGGCTAACGATCAACAGAGAAAGAAATGGCTTCCAATGGCCCTTAATTATGATATCATTGGTACATACCTACAAACTGAACTTGGACATG GTACTTATGTCCGGGGTTTGGAAACTACAGCAACCTATGATCCCGTCAGAGAAGAATTTGTTATCAATAGCCCAACATTGACATCCACAAAATGGTGGCCTGGTTTTT TGGGTAAATCTGTCAATTTTGGTGTTGTGATGGCTCAGCTGCACTCTAAGGGTAAGAAGTATGGTATCCACTCCTTTCTTGTGCCATTAAGAAGCTTTGACAGTCATCAACCCTTGCcag gTATAACATTAGGTGACATCGGTCCTAAACTTGGTTCAAGTGGTAATGACAATGGTTTCTGTAGATTTGACCACGTCAGAATTCCAAGGGAGAACATGTTGTCTAAATATGCCAAG ATTGATCGTGATGGTACATACTCGCCCCCTATTAGTGATAAGATTGTTTACGGAGCGATGGTTTTGACCAGAGTCACTCTTGTCAGTATGTCTGCTGGATCTTTATCAGCTGGATGCACCATTGCTATCAGATACAGTGCTGTCAGAAGACAATCAGAACAGACTCCAGG GGGTAAAGAGCCACAGATCCTTGACTATCAATCCCAACAGTTGAAACTGTTTCCTCAGCTAGCTACGGCTTTAGCCCTGAAGTTTGCAGCACACAATATCCGTAACAGGTGTGACCAAATACAGAGTGATCTAAGAGCTGGCAATGTATCCACTCTACAGGAG TTACATGGTCTGTCTTCTGGTATGAAAGCATTTTCAAGTCTTGTCGCTAACTCAGGTTTGGAGATCCTGCGTATGTCTTGTGGTGGACATGGTTACTCCCAGGCTAGTGGCTTTCCTAAGTTGTATGGAACTGCAACGGTATCAGTAACAGCTGAAGGGGAATACACAGTTATGATATTGCAGTGTGCaag ATATCTGATGAAATGTGTTAGCAAAGCTGCTGCAGGAGAGAAGCTGCCAACATCTATTGCATACTTAGCAGAGCAACCAGAATTGACATGTCCTGCCAAATCAGCAGAAGATTTCCTCGACTTAGATCTCTTGTGCAATGCCTTCAAGCATAGAGCATACAG ACTTGTAACTGAAGCAGGGAAACAAATGCAGTCCCGTGTGATGGCTGGTAAACCACAACACATTGCATGGAATGAATCTCACCTGTATTTGGTTAAAGCTGCAGAG gCCCATTGTCACTACTACACCGTCAGAAATTTTGTGAATACCATGAAGTCAGCTGTGATGTCGGATTCCTTGAAATCTGTCTTGACGAGTCTTTGTCAGCTTTATGCCTTGTATGGCATTGATCAAAACTCAGGACATTTTGCACAG GATGGGTATATGACAGGCCAACAACTTTCCATGGCAACAGACCAAATTGTGTCTCTGTTGGCAGTTATCCGACCTAATGCTGTCCCCTTAGCTGATGCATTTGACTTCCGTGATGAATTGTTATGTTCTGTACTTGGCCGATATGATGGCAATGTATATGAAAACATGTATAAATGGGCCACAGAGTCACCTCTCAACAAGACTGAG GTGCATGACTCATACAAGTACTTGAAACCAATGCTACACAGTAAAATGTAA
- the LOC144441300 gene encoding putative methyltransferase DDB_G0268948 — protein MASSECESSNLFESPQLSKYYSKYRPTYPDELMTKISSFSGMNKKEAGSFVLDVGCGTGQSTRILADYFDIVIGCDISESQITEEQTNDSNNVALLRIAAAEELPAKSNTVDVITMGSALHFLPDHQRFFSEVDRVLKPGGCLAVFGYRPALSCGDKSTELNDIFTYYSYEKFGQYQPYLTLAGNKYRDIVFPYNDIERDDTMCVMSDRTVYDVIEYLRSTSMYRTYLDKNPNEHNILEEVQRKIMSVLDVDTPPEMTFLTTKYPIFLIMCRKPMSD, from the exons ATGGCATCATCTGAGTGTGAGTCAAGCAACCTATTCGAATCCCCACAACTATCAAAGTACTACAGTAAATATAGACCGACATATCCAGATGAATTAATGACGAAGATATCATCCTTTTCCGGAATGAATAAGAAGGAAG CAGGATCATTTGTCTTAGATGTAGGATGTGGGACAGGACAGAGTACTCGAATACTGGCAGATTACTTTGACATAGTCATTGGCTGTGATATCAGTGAAAGTCAGATTactgag GAGCAAACTAATGATTCCAATAATGTTGCCTTATTAAGAATTGCTGCAGCTGAAGAACTTCCAGCAAAGTCAAACACTGTGGATGTCATCACAATGGGATCAGCATTACATTTCTTACCAGACCATCAGAGATTTTTTTCTGAGGTTGACAGAGTTCTGAAACCCGGTGGCTGCCTTGCCGTCTTTGGATATAGACCTGCTTTAAGTTGTGGAGACAAATCTACGGAGCTTAATGATATATTTACC TACTATTCATACGAAAAGTTTGGACAGTATCAACCCTATCTGACCCTGGCAGGCAACAAATATCGAGATATTGTGTTCCCTTACAATGATATTGAGAG AGATGACACCATGTGTGTTATGTCTGACAGAACAGTGTATGACGTTATAGAATATCTAAGAAGCACATCTATGTACCGAACCTATCTTGACAAAAACCcaaatgaacacaatatactTGAGGAAGTACAAAGAAA AATAATGTCTGTCTTGGATGTTGACACACCGCCTGAAATGACTTTCCTTACAACAAAGTATCCCATCTTTCTAATTATGTGCCGTAAACCAATGTCAGATTGA